In Janibacter cremeus, a genomic segment contains:
- a CDS encoding cytochrome c biogenesis CcdA family protein, translated as MTALLPGLASPTTVPAGLSDQIAGGALPLAVLVAALAGLVSFATPCVLPLVPGYLGYVTGLSDVALEERSRGRMVLGTLLFILGFTAVFVLASMFVATAGRIFVEQRELLMRVGGVLVILMAVVFLGAGSQRTFRLPVKPAAGLAGAPVLGAVFGLGWAPCMGPTLGAVLALNFAGDASTTRAVILAVAYCLGLGLPFILIAAAYERWAPVSAWLRRRQRMIQVIGAVLLIIIGLLLLTGGWDAINQWLQIRLISDVEVLI; from the coding sequence ATGACCGCGCTCTTGCCGGGGCTTGCCTCCCCCACGACGGTTCCTGCTGGGCTGAGCGACCAGATCGCCGGTGGAGCCCTGCCGCTCGCCGTGCTCGTCGCCGCCCTCGCCGGGCTCGTCTCCTTCGCCACCCCCTGCGTGCTCCCGCTGGTGCCGGGCTACCTCGGCTATGTCACGGGCCTGTCCGACGTCGCCTTGGAGGAGCGCAGCCGCGGCCGGATGGTCCTGGGCACGCTGCTGTTCATCCTCGGCTTCACCGCCGTCTTCGTGCTCGCGTCGATGTTCGTCGCGACCGCCGGGCGGATCTTCGTCGAGCAGCGGGAGCTGCTGATGCGCGTCGGTGGGGTCCTCGTCATCCTCATGGCCGTGGTCTTCCTCGGCGCCGGCTCGCAGCGGACCTTCCGCCTGCCCGTCAAGCCCGCGGCCGGCCTGGCCGGCGCGCCCGTCCTCGGGGCGGTCTTCGGCCTCGGCTGGGCGCCGTGCATGGGCCCGACCCTCGGCGCCGTGCTCGCGCTCAACTTCGCCGGCGACGCCTCGACGACGCGCGCGGTCATCCTCGCCGTCGCCTACTGCCTCGGGCTGGGGCTGCCCTTCATCCTCATCGCCGCGGCCTACGAGCGCTGGGCCCCGGTGTCGGCGTGGCTGCGCCGGCGCCAACGGATGATCCAGGTCATCGGCGCCGTCCTGCTGATCATCATCGGTCTGCTCCTGCTCACCGGTGGCTGGGACGCGATCAACCAGTGGCTGCAGATCCGACTCATCAGCGACGTGGAGGTCCTCATCTGA
- a CDS encoding TlpA family protein disulfide reductase codes for MTNHRLTRTLAAAASALALLGGAAACSTSDTQEAAQDAGYRSGDGTLHLIPEDDRDEPVELAGETIRGETWDSADHRGEVVVVNLWASWCGPCAKEAPDLVDTHEATKGEDVTFVGIDYRESSVDTGLAQAKTWGFTWPSIYDETGTTALDMQGKMTTQPSTAVLDQQGRIAAVVLGPVTQSTLTGIIEDTLAEAG; via the coding sequence ATGACCAACCACCGCCTCACCCGCACCCTCGCCGCCGCGGCGAGTGCGCTCGCCCTCCTCGGCGGCGCCGCGGCCTGCTCGACCTCCGATACGCAGGAGGCCGCCCAAGACGCCGGCTACCGCTCCGGTGACGGCACCCTGCACCTCATCCCCGAGGACGACCGCGACGAGCCGGTCGAGCTGGCCGGCGAGACCATCCGCGGCGAGACGTGGGACTCCGCGGACCACCGCGGCGAGGTCGTCGTCGTCAACCTCTGGGCCAGCTGGTGCGGACCGTGCGCCAAGGAGGCCCCGGACCTCGTCGACACCCACGAGGCGACGAAGGGGGAGGACGTCACCTTCGTCGGCATCGACTACCGCGAGTCCTCCGTGGACACCGGTCTGGCACAGGCGAAGACGTGGGGCTTCACCTGGCCCTCGATCTACGACGAGACCGGCACCACCGCCTTGGACATGCAGGGCAAGATGACCACCCAGCCCTCGACCGCGGTCCTGGACCAGCAGGGTCGCATCGCTGCCGTCGTCCTCGGCCCGGTGACGCAGAGCACGCTCACCGGCATCATCGAGGACACCTTGGCCGAAGCCGGATGA
- a CDS encoding histidine phosphatase family protein: MTEPMPDSGTDLPLDPETSESSDTAARAAEKAASGAREARAEHVDAGEPGAQERTVVHLMRHGEVDNPHKILYGRLPGYHLSDLGRQMAEVVAEHLADHDLSLVVHSPLERTAETAAPTLQRHGLTAVVDPRVIEAGNKFEGTRFRKRLLLDPRRWWWVRDPTVPTWGESYHAISKRMMAAIEDARDHARGHEALIVSHQLPIWTIRSALESRRLWHDPRRRECNLASLTTVTFVGDDVVDVAYTEPAAHLYARAAKTPGA, translated from the coding sequence ATGACCGAGCCGATGCCTGACTCCGGCACCGACCTGCCCCTCGACCCCGAAACCAGCGAGTCCAGCGACACTGCGGCCCGCGCTGCCGAGAAGGCGGCGTCGGGTGCACGCGAGGCCCGTGCCGAGCACGTCGACGCCGGGGAGCCGGGAGCGCAGGAGCGCACCGTGGTGCACCTGATGCGTCACGGCGAGGTCGACAACCCGCACAAGATCCTCTACGGCCGGCTGCCGGGCTACCACCTGTCCGACCTCGGCCGCCAGATGGCCGAGGTCGTCGCCGAGCACCTCGCCGACCACGACCTCTCGCTCGTCGTGCATAGTCCGCTGGAGCGCACCGCCGAGACCGCCGCGCCGACCCTGCAGCGGCACGGCCTGACGGCGGTCGTCGACCCGCGCGTCATCGAGGCCGGGAACAAGTTCGAGGGGACGCGCTTTCGCAAGCGGCTCCTGCTCGACCCCAGGCGCTGGTGGTGGGTGCGCGACCCCACCGTGCCCACGTGGGGCGAGTCGTACCACGCGATCAGCAAGCGGATGATGGCCGCCATCGAGGACGCCCGGGACCACGCGCGCGGCCACGAAGCGCTCATCGTCAGCCACCAGCTGCCGATCTGGACCATCCGCAGCGCCCTGGAGAGCCGTCGCCTGTGGCACGACCCGCGCCGGCGCGAGTGCAACCTCGCTTCCCTGACCACGGTGACCTTCGTCGGTGACGACGTCGTCGACGTGGCCTACACCGAGCCCGCCGCCCACCTGTACGCCCGGGCCGCGAAGACCCCTGGAGCCTGA
- the rsmI gene encoding 16S rRNA (cytidine(1402)-2'-O)-methyltransferase, with translation MPLVLAATPIGDPRDASARFRDELVGADVVAAEDTRRLRRLAGQLGVELPGRVVSYHEHNEATRTVDLLQAVAKGERVVLVTDAGMPSVSDPGYRFVRACIDAEEHVTCVPGPSAVLVAVALSGLPVDRFCFEGFLPRKPGEKRRVLEELVHERRTMVFFEAPHRIAASLAAMAELFGADRQAAVCRELTKTYEEVRRGGLAELAEWAEEGVKGEITIVVGGAQEASVSLEDAVAEVLARHDRGTRLKDVCAAVATSTGHGKKALYDAVVAHRSLRERPERDHSD, from the coding sequence ATGCCACTCGTCCTTGCCGCCACGCCCATCGGTGACCCGCGCGATGCCAGCGCCCGCTTCCGGGACGAGTTGGTCGGTGCCGACGTCGTCGCCGCGGAGGACACCCGACGGCTGCGCCGCCTCGCCGGTCAGCTCGGGGTCGAGCTGCCGGGACGGGTGGTCAGCTACCACGAGCACAACGAGGCCACCCGCACCGTGGACCTGCTCCAAGCGGTGGCGAAGGGGGAACGGGTCGTGCTCGTCACGGATGCCGGGATGCCCTCGGTGTCGGACCCCGGGTACCGCTTCGTGCGTGCCTGCATCGACGCCGAGGAGCACGTGACCTGCGTCCCGGGTCCGAGCGCGGTGCTCGTCGCCGTGGCCCTGTCCGGGCTGCCCGTGGACCGGTTCTGCTTCGAGGGATTCCTGCCGCGCAAACCGGGGGAGAAGCGCCGGGTGCTCGAGGAACTCGTCCACGAGCGGCGCACGATGGTCTTCTTCGAGGCGCCGCACCGGATCGCGGCCAGCCTGGCGGCCATGGCCGAGCTCTTCGGGGCCGACCGCCAGGCCGCGGTCTGCCGCGAGCTGACCAAGACCTACGAGGAGGTGCGCCGCGGCGGGCTTGCCGAGCTGGCCGAATGGGCCGAGGAAGGCGTCAAGGGCGAGATCACGATCGTCGTCGGTGGCGCGCAGGAGGCCAGCGTCTCCCTCGAGGACGCCGTCGCCGAGGTCCTCGCCCGGCACGATCGTGGCACCCGCCTGAAGGACGTCTGCGCCGCGGTCGCGACCTCGACCGGCCACGGCAAGAAGGCCCTCTACGACGCCGTCGTCGCCCACCGGAGCCTGCGGGAGCGACCTGAGCGAGACCACTCAGACTGA
- a CDS encoding YcnI family protein, translating into MNRTVLRSGAALAIASAAVVATTLPASAHVHVHPDATESGGYAALTFRVPNESDSASTTELVVTLPQDRPLASVSVRPVPGWSAEVTTKKLPEPVNTNNLTLTEAPRTITWTADAEDAGIAPGEYQEFAISAGPLPEPGTLVLPTKQVYSDGEVANWSDVAEEGEEEPEHPAPSFEVTAATESDQATTDDDQATTDEGGEADAAAAPAEASDPSDTPARVLGGLALVVALAGAALALISRRRA; encoded by the coding sequence ATGAACCGCACCGTCCTGCGCTCCGGCGCAGCCCTGGCCATCGCCTCCGCTGCCGTGGTCGCGACCACCCTGCCCGCGTCCGCTCACGTGCACGTGCACCCGGACGCCACCGAGTCCGGCGGGTACGCGGCGCTGACCTTCCGCGTCCCCAACGAGTCGGACAGCGCATCCACCACCGAGCTGGTCGTCACCCTCCCCCAGGACCGGCCGCTGGCGAGCGTCTCCGTACGTCCCGTCCCCGGCTGGAGCGCCGAGGTCACGACCAAGAAGCTCCCGGAGCCGGTCAACACCAACAACCTGACGCTCACCGAGGCTCCCCGCACCATCACGTGGACCGCCGATGCCGAGGACGCAGGCATCGCGCCCGGCGAGTACCAGGAGTTCGCCATCAGCGCCGGTCCGCTGCCCGAGCCCGGGACCCTCGTGCTGCCCACGAAGCAGGTCTACTCCGACGGCGAGGTGGCCAACTGGTCCGACGTCGCCGAGGAGGGCGAGGAGGAGCCGGAGCACCCGGCACCCTCCTTCGAGGTCACCGCGGCCACCGAGAGTGACCAGGCCACCACCGACGATGACCAGGCCACCACCGACGAAGGGGGCGAGGCCGACGCCGCCGCAGCCCCCGCCGAGGCGAGCGACCCCTCCGACACACCCGCCCGGGTGCTCGGTGGCCTCGCCCTCGTCGTGGCTCTCGCAGGCGCAGCTCTCGCGCTGATCTCTCGACGCCGGGCCTGA
- a CDS encoding dolichyl-phosphate-mannose--protein mannosyltransferase, whose product MDRREQLRARLLGFRPSDVLWGWLGPLLFAVIGGLLRFWALGRPHQLVFDETYYVKQGVSMLDYGVEMKWKGDGEEVDPTFTRGTTDVFIGTQGDMVVHPPVGKWIIAFGEWVFGPTSSFGWRFSVALLGMLSILMVGLIARRLFRSSWLGTIASFLMAFEGHHFVQSRTGLLDLILMFFALAAFGALLIDRDWSRARLADKVAALPVGVRMRTGPWLLWRPWRLVAAVSLGLACGTKWSGLYFFAIFGLMTVWWDIGARRAVGARHWVRAGIVKDGVFAGISMSLVVLGTYLASWASWFTSTYGYNRSWAADHPGEGVQWLPPAIRSLWDYHVQAYDFHTNLTSEHTYQSNPWSWMVQARPTSFFYESPAKGVDGCDVESCSKAITSLGSVSIWWLATIALFFLVYHWALKRDWRAGAILAGFVGGWLPWFFIQHRTIFTFYVIAFEPWVILAVVFMLGLALGPRGASARRRRIGHLVVGAYCLLVLANFAFFWPVWTAQVIPYDHWQWRMWFPSWV is encoded by the coding sequence ATGGACCGCCGTGAGCAGCTGCGTGCCCGGCTGCTCGGCTTCCGCCCCAGCGACGTGCTGTGGGGCTGGCTGGGTCCGTTGCTGTTCGCCGTCATCGGCGGTCTCCTGCGCTTCTGGGCCCTGGGGCGCCCCCACCAGCTGGTCTTCGACGAGACCTACTACGTCAAGCAGGGCGTCTCGATGCTCGACTACGGCGTCGAGATGAAGTGGAAGGGGGACGGCGAGGAGGTCGACCCGACCTTCACCCGGGGCACGACCGATGTCTTCATCGGCACCCAGGGGGACATGGTCGTCCACCCGCCCGTCGGGAAGTGGATCATCGCCTTCGGCGAGTGGGTCTTCGGGCCGACGTCGAGCTTCGGCTGGCGCTTCTCGGTGGCGCTGCTCGGGATGCTCTCGATCCTTATGGTCGGCCTGATCGCCCGTCGCCTCTTCCGCTCCAGCTGGCTCGGCACCATCGCCTCCTTCCTCATGGCCTTCGAGGGGCACCACTTCGTCCAGTCCCGCACGGGCCTGCTCGACCTGATCCTGATGTTCTTCGCGCTCGCGGCCTTCGGTGCGCTGCTCATCGACCGCGACTGGTCACGAGCGCGCCTGGCGGACAAGGTCGCCGCACTCCCCGTGGGGGTGCGGATGCGGACCGGGCCGTGGCTGCTGTGGCGCCCGTGGCGACTCGTGGCCGCGGTGAGCCTGGGCCTGGCCTGCGGCACCAAGTGGTCGGGCCTGTACTTCTTCGCGATCTTCGGTCTGATGACCGTCTGGTGGGACATCGGAGCGCGAAGGGCGGTGGGTGCCCGGCACTGGGTGCGTGCCGGGATCGTCAAGGACGGGGTCTTCGCCGGGATCTCGATGAGCCTGGTCGTCCTGGGCACCTACCTCGCCTCGTGGGCGTCGTGGTTCACCAGCACGTACGGGTACAACCGCTCGTGGGCCGCGGACCACCCGGGTGAGGGCGTGCAGTGGCTGCCCCCCGCCATTCGCTCGCTCTGGGACTACCACGTGCAGGCCTACGACTTCCACACGAACCTGACCTCCGAGCACACCTACCAGTCGAACCCGTGGTCGTGGATGGTCCAGGCCCGACCCACGTCCTTCTTCTACGAGTCCCCGGCGAAGGGAGTCGACGGCTGCGACGTCGAGTCGTGCTCGAAGGCCATCACCAGCCTGGGCTCGGTCTCGATCTGGTGGCTGGCCACGATCGCGCTGTTCTTCCTCGTGTACCACTGGGCACTGAAACGGGACTGGCGTGCCGGGGCGATCCTCGCCGGATTCGTCGGCGGCTGGTTGCCGTGGTTCTTCATCCAGCACCGCACGATCTTCACCTTCTACGTCATCGCCTTCGAGCCCTGGGTGATCCTCGCGGTCGTCTTCATGCTCGGGCTGGCCCTCGGTCCGAGGGGCGCGAGCGCGCGCCGGCGCCGGATCGGGCACCTCGTCGTCGGCGCCTACTGCCTGCTCGTCCTGGCCAACTTCGCGTTCTTCTGGCCGGTCTGGACCGCCCAGGTCATCCCCTACGACCACTGGCAGTGGCGGATGTGGTTCCCCAGCTGGGTCTGA